The Oncorhynchus nerka isolate Pitt River linkage group LG13, Oner_Uvic_2.0, whole genome shotgun sequence sequence AGATGCACTCAGGGAGAGCTAATGTAAGGCAGTGTGTGAATCATATGTGACTTAAACCCCTCTCTCCCGTGATGTGTGTGTCGGACCCTGTGGAACCTCACTGAGAAGGGGGGGTGGGGACAGACTCCCCAGCCACACTGGACaaccaggagagagaggcacTGCTTGAGGTCCAAACACTGTACCTAGGTATGGAAATGATTTACAAGAGGTTATTTTACTGAAAGTTTTATGAATAACCTTTTATATGCTTTGGTCTACTGCTGTAAACATACTTTATTTTTTATGTTGTATCGTTTTGAGGAAGCTCCGATTCAGAGggattgggttaaatgcggaagacaagTTTCAGTTTAATGCATTCggttatacaactgactaggtatccccctttcccttagaCGAGGAGGCAGTGCTGGAGTGGACCTCTGGTGATTACGAGGGACTTCCACCGAGCATTCTGGGAGTCAGAGTTCCGTCCTGTGGCTCAGAGGCTGAGGGACAGGATCCAGACTCAAACTGTCTGCCATCTACACAGTCTCCCTCCCTAAAGTGTGATGTCCTAGTCTTTCTTCTTGCTGTGCCCTGCCTCCAGTGTGTCTGTACTCAACACACTTTACCTTCTGGTTCTACCACGCTCACTAATTCCATTAGTAAGGTCCTGACCAGGGACAACTCTGGGACTTAGTTATAGGCTGTTACTTGGGTTGAGTGTTTTCCAAGTCAGGAAACCCTCTTGGCCCTAGCTATGACATATTTTGAGCCTCTGATCTGTATGACAAACTGTTTTTGTTGGACCATAATGTAACTGGTAATGTATTATTATCATAAGCTACTCTTACATTGCAATAATTGTAAATTGCTTCTGTGGTGATAAAAAGTTACAACATTGTTAATCTGTGAACTGCTGTAAGTAATAAACCACAACAAAACAAAGTGTGGTAAACGTTCTCCTTCTCAAAGCCTTTATTGttacagatatggaccaggccaGGCAGTACTGCTGCAAAGTTAGTAAAGAACAGCGGTTTTTAAATCACATCATTATCATTACATCAAATAAGTACAAAAACAGCACTTCTGTCAAAATAAAGTAAACCTATCCTGCAATAATAACGCCTTACAGTGACCACAACCCAATAGCATTTCATCAGCCATAGTTAATGACACACATGGTTCTCTACATGATACACACCTGTCCGTCTGGGTTGATAAAGTTAGTTAGTTGGGTAATTGTGGAGGTATTAAGTGCATCTATTGTTTATAATAGTCTCATCCTGTTCAGATTGTCATAGGGAAATGAGGCAGTTCAGTATCAGTAGAGATATGGACCAAGTCACCCTCTGTTTGCCCTTAATAGAAAAGTACCTGAACCTCCAGAGAATTCAGTCTACAGCCAGTCACCCACAAGGATGCCAGGGAGTTTCCGCAGGGAGAACGGAACAGGACAGGAAGGTGAGCAGAATAGAGGTCAAAGGTGATCCTGGAAGGAATTTTCCCTCATCTCACTGCACATTAGACAGGTCCAAGTGTTCTAGCACAACAGGTGTGGGAGTAACATTCAACCTTGGACTCGTCAACACAAACATTGAACCACAGAGTTCAGTGTAGTATAAAATGGGAGGACTGACTCCCCACTGGACAAAAACAAGTTGAATCAACATTTTGACAtgatttcaacaacaaaaaatgaaatGGGTTGACGTTGAATGGAAGTGGAAAAAAGTAATCAAAACAAGAGAATTTAGTATTTCTTCACCtaactttgaacctaaatccaatgagatGGTGACTTTTCTTCATGTTAGTCAACACATGCGGTTGTACGAAACATTTATTGGGGTGTGGGACTCAATTGCATTAACTGTGCAAAATGCATCTGTAATAGCCAAATGTTTCCTACATCATTACTGATGACATATTGTAAAATGTCACTGATGGAGATCAGATGTTTATTGTTAAGGTTAGAGATAATACATACATGCATGTGTGCTGACTACAACTTGGTGGGCTTGTTTCATGAATGATTCAATGTATAGATTATTTATATGTAATAATGTTATGATTATGTTGATGCAGCAGCAACAGTTCTATGgagaaaacaaaaaaatacaatgaTTCAATAAcatattccattttttttaaataaaaagttTCAGTATCTGACATTAGTCAGAAGTTTGATAAAACCTCTACACTTCCTCTCACAACCACCCCCAAATAATGTACCATTCCAtaatcatcctcctcctcctcttaacgTGAAACAATCATTCAACTGTATCAATCCACCCTCAGTAGAATGCAGTACTTTACTGTTTTTAGTCAACAAAAATAAAAGGGTGGAGAGTCTACCCCTCGTTTAAAAAAACTGCGTTGCACTGGTTAGGCTCCCACAGAGGGAACAAGCACATCTATGACCGACTGCAGTCGGACCGTATCGACCAGTCGGTCCAATGAGGACCAACTGGGCTCCCTACGAATGAAAGCCAAGCGACCCAGAATGATAAGAGTCAATCTGCTCGCCAAAGAGCACTTCTTAATGTGATAGAAAAGAAAACAGAAGAGGTATTTATTTACTGGTACAATTCACAATACCCAAAGCTTTGAAAGTGTGAGGATGCCCAGGCCAGGGTCAAAGGTCGAGGGTGAGCGGAAGACAGACAGGTGAGGTCATTGTTATGACAACCGGAAGCCAATCCCCTGGAAGACCACTTTGTTTTAGCTTTCATGTTCTTTTTCTTACAGGACAAAGCTTTTTACCAGAAACAAAACAATGTAACAGTCACCACACGGAAAGAGCTACAGCAGAGGCAAGAAGTTTCACCCTTCAAATTACCTCGCTTTCTTCCTGGTTTTTTGTTGCTTGAAATTTCACACTTTTTTTCTTTATACTTTCTGTAAAACACATGGAgttacacacacatccacacatgaTTTATACTTTCTGTAAAACACATGGAgttacacacacatccacacatgaTTTATACTTTCTGTAAAACACATGGAgttacacacacatccacacatgaTATTTGTCACTGACATCAGTCTCTCATACAGAATGGGTTCATCATACGTACAGTCGAACTAAATAGGGCTCAGACAGTGTTATTTTTTAGTTTTTCCAACACCTCTCCGCTTTCACACACTTCTTGGGTTAGCTTACACAAACAGTTTCAGGGTGGGGGGTATTGGGGAAGGGGGGTAATGCTGTGGGTTTATGATGGATAGGGTTCttaggggtgggagggaggatggggggggTCAATATGACCCCTTGCTTACATGAGCAGCAGTATCAGGCCGCACCTCTACACACTATACTGTGGTGTATGACATAACCaggcacaccaacacacaggccAAATAATGCTTCCATCATCTCCAGTTACCGCAACAACAACCACATGATAACAACTTCTCTTAATACAAAAAAACTAAAGCAAAATATATTCAACAAAAAACAGTGACTACATTATCAAGTGCAGACtgatgcactgctttgctttctgGAGATTTGCTGTGGGTTTTCACACTATATGGAGATTCTATTGACATCATCCACTGAGGTGTATTAGAATACTGGAAGGGTGGCCTGTGTCATCTGTTTCTTTTCCTCTGGCCCAGCAGTGTCTGCTCCAGGCTGCCCCCTCATGGTGAGTTTTGGCACTGCAGGTAAAGAGGACAGCTTATCTTTCCACAAGTAGGTTGAGATGACTTTTCTTTTTGcagttctttttttcttcttcttctttcattTGCTTTTTTTTTGTTCTCTTTCATTTGTTCTGTTCATTTTTCTTTCCACATCACGAGGACGAGCTTCGTCACGACGGACAGGGTTACTTTTCATCTTTTTAGTTTTCTGTTTCCCCCCCCTTGGTCTATTTCTTCTGAAGTGTCCCACGAGAGCAAAGACAATGACAGCAAAAAACAATGATAAACGCCAAAAGCATTTCATGTCATGTAGCGGGTGATCGCTCTCAGAGCGTAGAGCAGTTCTGCCTGCATGCGCGCTTCCATAAGAAGCAGATTGACATGGACCTGGAAGAGTGAGGCAGAAAGAGAGTAGAACGCATTACAAAACTGCTCCACAACATTACTCCAGTCACACAGATCAACAACTAGGAGAGGAAACTATATAGAAAATGTTAAATGCTAACAGAAACCCATGGAATAAGAAATAAAGTTGTCCCCTCACCTTCTCGGAGTGCTGGAACTGTCTCCAGAAGCTCTCGTACATTCGTTTGGTGGTTTTCTCCGGGCTGCACACCATGGTCTTAATGTAGACCTTAAAGCTGCGGTCCAACAGCTGGTTAATCTCCCCGTAGTCATAGTCATCATACCTGAGACATAGATATTTCTTTACTAATAACTACATTACTGTATGGAATTACTGCACTTTGTCAATGTATTAAACACGTGATAACATTCTTCTTTTGACTGAATCTAGCATATTACATCatgaaatatatacatttacatgaGCAAATTTGTGTTTGTATAGAGCCAGTGAGTGACGTACCTGATGCCGAACATGCAGTGGATGTAGTTCCAGATAGCCCTGCGCAGCATGGTGGTGTCCACGTCTTTGTGCATGGCCATGGTGTTGTAGGTCAGGTTGTAGGCCATCTGGAACTTCTCATCCAGCAGCTGACCAACGTCAGGGTACAGACGGTTCACCAGGGAGTAGCCGTGGTCCTCCCAACTGTAGTCCTAAAGAGAGGAAAGCAAGGAGTTAATCAGAATGTCTGGATATCAATTGATCAATCAGATAGATAGCGCAACATGGTAACATTTAGAAAATGTCATCTTGAAGTTATTGAGAAAAAAAAAcctcttcactttctctctccttttctctctttctggctctccctgaaggggtgtgtgtgtatacacgttTATTATATACCTGCACTCTGAAGGTGGGTACATGTTCTCCTCTCCTGGAGAAGTCCTTGTAGCCGTAGCTGGGGTCTTCAAAGTGCCTGGAGACGTCTCTGGATGGCACACACTCCTCGTCCTCTGCCGTGGCCACCAGCATGCTCTCGGTCTTCTCCCTCTCAAAGCGTGTGGCCATCTCCTCCTGACTGGCTTCCTCTTCATCACGACACTCCTGCAGCTGCTTCATCCTCTCCATCAGCACCTCCACCTCACCAGACACCTCTGACACCtaaacacaggaacacacacacattctggttcAGGGCACTGGTCATACAAAGGGCAACCACAACCACAAGAATCACTGCGCTCACAACCACACGGGTGTCAAAGCCGAGTGACTAACAAACCTACAgcttctctccctcgctcaccCACACACAGTCCTGACTCTCCTCCTCCCGCTCACCTGGTgattgcctctcctctcctccaggtggcCGTGCCCGTTGCCATTGGCGATGTCGCAGACACAGTACTGGCTGAGGGAGGGGGGTCTGAAGGTGTGCCCCCCGTCACTGTGGATCTCGGGGGTGATGCCACAGCCGAAGGTAAAGGAGGCCAGGGAGTGGTAGTGTGTGAGGAGCACCACAGCATGGATCAGCTCAGCCAGGGACCAGCTGTGTTCTTCAGCCTTCAGCAGGTGctagagggggggtggggggagagctGATACGTCAGTCAATCAGTAGTTTCCTTTGGGTGGAATCTTTTCTTTTCCGGTCTCACATTCTATCCATCCATCGCGTTCCAATTGTTTTATTCTCTCTACCcatcccttcccctcttccttcTATACAGATCCCCCTTTCAAAAAGTTATAACTAACTCTGCAAAGTCAGCAGCTGTGTAACTCAGGCCAGTCCTCATCCCATCATTTCGGTATCTGTtacataaccctaacctgtccctctgtCCACCCCACCCCACGTACCTCGATGTGTGCCTTGGTGAGGAGCCAGGGCCGGTGGGCCAGGATCTTGTTGAGCTCCCCGAGGGCCTGCAGCTTCTGTGGGGCTCCGTCCAGGCCATTCAGCCACTTGGAGTCCCCTCCTACCTGGAGGAAGTCGTTGACGTGCAGGTTGACCAGGTAGGAGCACTGGTGTCTGGCTGCAGCCTGGGAGGGGAAACAATTACCAGACTGCCCAAgaactctaaaatgtacagtCTATAGACGAGTGTCCAAGAATTCAAAACGTACTCTCTGTAGGTAGAGAGATATACAGGGCTTGTAGTAGCTATACTGTGGTAGTGTAGAGGTTGGAGAGGGGGTTAGGGATCTCACCATGATGCCTATGTAGTGGCGGTAGTGCAGGGATAAGGGCCCGTCCATCTGCAGCAGGTAGTGCTGTGTCCTCAGAAAGCTCTCCAGGTACTGTGGGTGGAAGCCCATCACCAAGGAGATGTTGTCAAGGCGACCCAGTGCTGCGAATGCGTCCTCAAATATCGATTGTGTCCTGGGGTCTACTTTACTGACTTGAAGGATCTGAAGCAATAGAGACAGTGAATTTAATGTAATTCACTTATTGGTATAAGATGCTAACTAAATATCTGTAATAAAATGTCAAAGTTATTGATAATTTGCATAGATAAGTAACAAGTCAAATGTTTTGAAGTCCAAAGAAAACTTGTGGTAAAAAAAGGTTTTGTTCTCCATACCTCTTTTTCAGGGATAAATCTACTTGGTCCATTTCCCAGGGGTCTTGGGATTCGAACTCCAAAGTCCTGCAAGACAAAATAATACAGAAAACACATATTATAGTTATGCAAGAGCCAAATGCAACAGTGCTCATTGGCGTCAAAAGCTAAAGGCACAGGGGGAAAACTCTAATTGCGATTTTTCGTACCATTTTGGCTGCGAGCCCTGACCGTGTAATATTGTACATCCTTCTGTGGGTTATCgtatctctcaccccctcctctagCCCACATGTTCGCTCTATAGTCGGGTTGGCGCACTGCAACCGCAGCCTGTGCAGAAATAAATATCTCTTTGTTCAACATTTAGCTGCAGCAAGCCATAACAGCAGTCTCTATAAATGTTACAAAACTACCAAAATACACAAAAAGAAGGCTTGATATATACAATGTATCATGCCTACAGTGGCTATGTAACCATTTGCAGTTTGATACACCCTTGATACAAGTAATACCCTTGATACAATATTAGACAATGTTATTGATCAGAAAGGCTCGCATACTAAAATAGTTAAATAAACGAATTCAAAATATGATTGACATCTCACTCAACATAAAAACAGCCAACTGTCAACTTGAAAAGTCGCTGACTGCGACATGTCCTACAGGCTAGGGCTGACTGTCTGCTCCGTTTCTGTCCCTCTGCGCGGCGCAGAGCTGGCGGAATGAATGACCTACAACTGCCCGCCGAAGATTACTCGAAAGCGACAAATACTGTCTTGCATTGAAATACACCAACCGAAAAAAGTAGAACCTTATACCGAACGGTCTATAGAGTTGGCAGTAGGATGACAAAGAACTGAAAGAAAGTAGAGTTGAAAAGCAGCGCAAACTCCTCAAACGCGTAAACAAGGTTGGACACAAAAGAAAAGACTGCACTGCAGTTCCTTCGCTCGAAGCCACAGAAAACAATTGGCTAAAATGACATGAAATTGTCTTGTCACAAATTAAATAATCTAAATTCCAAAACGAAAGCACAGGctttccaaaacatgcattcacTGTCAAAATAATTTCCCCTTTATTTTATTCTTACCTTTTTGCTTAGCGGTTCACACCGAGTGCATATTTTAAATACGTCTGTCACTGTAAATGAATCATTTTCAATGGTTTCTGTTGCTGCAGTTGCGTGCTTCATAATGTGTTCTCGGCGCGATCTTATGTTTTCAGGTATACAAATATAAAGGTCTACTTCGATGGCTGTTTCCTTTCTCGCTTTGTTTCTTGAGGGACTGGTTAATAAAGTGCTCAGTTGTCAGCCGGTGCTGTCCTACAGCAGAATACCGTTCTCTCTCTGCGGATACAGTCCGTAAATAAACGGAGCCTTGGTTGACTGACGTGCGCAAAAGCCAATCCCATGGCGAAAACAACCTCCATTCATCCAATGAGATATAAGGggacggagagaggaggagtgaaatgTGTAGAGAGGTGAGCTTCTTAACTTGAGCACAGAGCGAGCCCCCACGAAAACATCATCAATCGTCTCTAATTTTGTTCCTTGCTGCAGCCATTGATTGGCAATGGATATCGACTGACTATCACTCTGCAACGCACAATATGGCGTGAAATGGTCACTTCCACCAACTGCCTGCTTATTATGGCTTTATTACATGATACATATATTTTTCACCCCTTCCACCCACAGATGACCCGGTGCTACATGGACGTTTGCAGGCACCTGCTATCTTATGTCATGTACATTGAAACCAACCGAGAAAAGAACAGCAAGTCCTTTACTCTGTGTGTTATAAACAGGATGGGGAGCATCACAACTGTAAATATGGCGGCAGATCTTATAATGGCACAGTAAGATACCTGGACAGTACAGGTCAACAAACAGCAGATCTTATAATGGCACAGTAAGATACCTGGACAGTACAGGTCAACAAACAGCAAATCAATTCCAGCTTTCCACTTAGACTACCAGTTCAGATAAAGCAGCCTTAAACCAAATCAAACAGGGCTGTATAGCACCTCAAACAAACCTACCAGGAAGTCTCGATAAAGACAGGAAACGGTTCTCTTTCTGGGTCTATCATAGAGCCTGTCAGTATAGACATCGCCTGGAGTGGATGATGTCACCAGTCACTGGTGTCAGTGTTTTGTACTGTACTCTGAAGTCATTTATGAGTCATTTTATAATGCTGTTTTGTCAGATGGTTGTAGCATGAAAAAGAGCTTTGGTCTAGATATGACTACTCAAAAAAAGGTACTGCAGTGGCATGAAATCTGAGTATCTGACTATTGTATTATAAATTAGTGGTGGTAAATAGCAGCTGCATAATTGTGATAATTGCTTATTACTGCAGCACATCTAGCCAGGTCAAGTGTTCCATGGCAGAGATACCAACAACAACCTCATTAGAAGCACAACGCCACTGGAAGGCTGATCATATTAATATTATCTAATAATAAATTCAAGGCAGGGGTGGAAGAACCAAATAAAAACCTGCTAAAACAAGTTATATTAGGAGTGGTGGTGTGAGGGAGCCCAGATTGTTGTTTATCACCAAGCTGATCTGAACCAAGCTCCAATCTAACACTTTGGTTAAGAGCCTGGCTGCCTGGTTGATATGGGCCTGGCTAGATACATAGCACGCCATTTGGCAGACTCATTGTGTGacgatgcccccccccccccctcccccactcctGTTACCCCTAGGGAGGGGCGGGGGTTGGGGTAAACATGCCCTGGGGCTGGAGTCAGCACTCTACAGTTTCCCAGCAGCAGAGCGAGCACAGTGTGTGAGCCCCATGGCTCAGCAAAGTTGCAGAGCAGAAGAGGCCTGGTCAGCGTTCAGCTTACGACATGCCCTTTTCACATAAAAGAGTTAGCCTAGGCTAGGGCCCCGACTGGCCCCCAGCACCCCGGACAAGGGACAGGGCCAAACACTATTTTCAGGGGCGTACACAGCCCTACCACACCACCACCTACTCGGGGGCTTTACTATACCCACGCCAGCTAGGGGCGTAGTGGGGGCGGTGGTTACTATAACATCATGATGATTTGTTAGACTGCCATGGGAGGCTGGTAGAGAGCCTGCAGGGATCCTTCTCAAGCTGGTTCTCACAGTGCAGATAGTGAGCCTCTGAGAAGAAGGGACAGAGGGATTGGACGTGTTCCTCTTCACTGAGTCTGAATGAGCAGTCTAACTGACCGGTGTAGAGGGTTTGACATCATTAACTCATTGCTGTGAGATCTGGTGGCATCTAACATTATGTCATAGCAGTTCtatcaaaccacacacacacacgtggagaGCATTGTCACACATTAGTTAATATCCTATTGTTACaactgactgggaatacattctaAGCTACAGATAAGACAAACAATGGTAGACATAGAAAGATGACATACTTGGGTGTGGTGGCTGGGGTTCGAGAGGAGTAAGTTAGAGACCTGTTAGTAAACTATTAACTATCAC is a genomic window containing:
- the LOC115139289 gene encoding sestrin-1 isoform X3; this encodes MYNITRSGLAAKMDFGVRIPRPLGNGPSRFIPEKEILQVSKVDPRTQSIFEDAFAALGRLDNISLVMGFHPQYLESFLRTQHYLLQMDGPLSLHYRHYIGIMAAARHQCSYLVNLHVNDFLQVGGDSKWLNGLDGAPQKLQALGELNKILAHRPWLLTKAHIEHLLKAEEHSWSLAELIHAVVLLTHYHSLASFTFGCGITPEIHSDGGHTFRPPSLSQYCVCDIANGNGHGHLEERRGNHQVSEVSGEVEVLMERMKQLQECRDEEEASQEEMATRFEREKTESMLVATAEDEECVPSRDVSRHFEDPSYGYKDFSRRGEHVPTFRVQDYSWEDHGYSLVNRLYPDVGQLLDEKFQMAYNLTYNTMAMHKDVDTTMLRRAIWNYIHCMFGIRYDDYDYGEINQLLDRSFKVYIKTMVCSPEKTTKRMYESFWRQFQHSEKVHVNLLLMEARMQAELLYALRAITRYMT
- the LOC115139289 gene encoding sestrin-1 isoform X2, with the translated sequence MKHATAATETIENDSFTVTDVFKICTRCEPLSKKDFGVRIPRPLGNGPSRFIPEKEILQVSKVDPRTQSIFEDAFAALGRLDNISLVMGFHPQYLESFLRTQHYLLQMDGPLSLHYRHYIGIMAAARHQCSYLVNLHVNDFLQVGGDSKWLNGLDGAPQKLQALGELNKILAHRPWLLTKAHIEHLLKAEEHSWSLAELIHAVVLLTHYHSLASFTFGCGITPEIHSDGGHTFRPPSLSQYCVCDIANGNGHGHLEERRGNHQVSEVSGEVEVLMERMKQLQECRDEEEASQEEMATRFEREKTESMLVATAEDEECVPSRDVSRHFEDPSYGYKDFSRRGEHVPTFRVQDYSWEDHGYSLVNRLYPDVGQLLDEKFQMAYNLTYNTMAMHKDVDTTMLRRAIWNYIHCMFGIRYDDYDYGEINQLLDRSFKVYIKTMVCSPEKTTKRMYESFWRQFQHSEKVHVNLLLMEARMQAELLYALRAITRYMT
- the LOC115139289 gene encoding sestrin-1 isoform X1; this translates as MDIQDQDATARWEALGSRDPRSRGTAMEHISQEVMRRVESIGPIPATVPSPVATAGHLTSDLNDILARLLMLSKRCPFDDVRERCVWLLQNVQDFGVRIPRPLGNGPSRFIPEKEILQVSKVDPRTQSIFEDAFAALGRLDNISLVMGFHPQYLESFLRTQHYLLQMDGPLSLHYRHYIGIMAAARHQCSYLVNLHVNDFLQVGGDSKWLNGLDGAPQKLQALGELNKILAHRPWLLTKAHIEHLLKAEEHSWSLAELIHAVVLLTHYHSLASFTFGCGITPEIHSDGGHTFRPPSLSQYCVCDIANGNGHGHLEERRGNHQVSEVSGEVEVLMERMKQLQECRDEEEASQEEMATRFEREKTESMLVATAEDEECVPSRDVSRHFEDPSYGYKDFSRRGEHVPTFRVQDYSWEDHGYSLVNRLYPDVGQLLDEKFQMAYNLTYNTMAMHKDVDTTMLRRAIWNYIHCMFGIRYDDYDYGEINQLLDRSFKVYIKTMVCSPEKTTKRMYESFWRQFQHSEKVHVNLLLMEARMQAELLYALRAITRYMT